ATTGGCTGACAATAGCGTACGATTCGTCCAGATGGTGTGCCTGGAAGCCCTGTTGACAGCACTGTGttcctgggtgtgtgtgtgtctgtgtgcgtgcgtgcatgtgtgtgtgcgtgcgtgcatgcgtgcgtgtgtgggaGGAGGGGGTTGGTCACTCAATCTTTGTTCGATGGGGCACACTTCCTTTGTGCAGCCGGCCTCAGTGTCATTAACACTGAAGTGTGGGAAGCCTGGGACCACAGCGGCTCCCACGTTCCACACAGGCAGGAAGGGAGCGTGTGACTGAGACGTGGCCAGCGGCAGGCAGGTccgccagctgtgtgtgtgtgtgtgtgtgtgtgtgtgtgtgtgtgtgtgtgtgtgggagggaaaGTGAATGAGAGTGTGGCTGTCTGTATGAGTATGTGAGGGTTTGCCTGATGTGTGAACATGTGCTGGGAGTGTGGAGACAGTTAGGATGTTTATGGTTGAAGCACTTTTCTTCTCCCACGGTTCAAATCATCTTCACCTACCATTAAATTAAAGTGGACAGACTGAACTTCAAAAGCATGGCCACTGAGTCCTTTTAACAGCAAACATATCCAGCGTCAGTATTGATTCTTTTTCAGTGACACTTATCACCTTTAAAAACAgagtttacaaagtgctttgacAGACAAAGCAAAAGCAGGATACAAGGTAATATAACAACAGAAAGTCAAACAGTGAGGCCGACATAAGCAAGACAAAATGAAGGTAAAATTAAAACACGCagacaaaaaagagagaggacaaaTGATGATGAAAGATAAGAGAGTTGAAtagataaaaacattaaaataacaagTCAATAAAAGAAAGtgcaaagaaaaagatgaaatgtATAATAGGTTGAAGTTGAACCAGGaagtctgtaaactgtgatggatgtttacatTTGACAGTTGGAATAATTATAATCTCTAAAATTCACCTGACATCACCTTGCCCACTCCAAACCAGTGAGAAGAGAACGTACCAAACAAAAATACTGAAACTTATCATGTGAATAATTGTTCTATTAAAACTGTGTTGGCCAACATCACACAACAAGATTAAATTACGACTTCACGCATTCTCTATTCTTCGTCAAGTAGATTTTATTTGAGTCCCAAAACTTGCAGAGAAGCTCTTTTTCTGTTCATCTCTGAGACGTCTCAACTGTTGCTCAGCTCCACGGGCAAAGTCTGCCGTGTCAAACTGGTGGAAGTGGCTGCATGTTGGCCTTTTCTAATGCTTGGCCCTCTGTAACACCCACGTGTGCCTGGTGGCGGAGGCACTTTGTGCTCAATTACGTGGCGGTTGAGATGACATGAGACAGCGGCGTGCTTCCCTCTGGGGTCACCACTTTCCCATATCAACACAAGCACTGGGTCAGTCTCCCAGCTacaccccctcctcccctccccgcCACCCCACCCCGGGCTCTTTCTCTCGCAGTCTATTCCTCCACCTGCTCCCCGGAGACACACTCATTGTCCCTACGGCTATAAACACTTCATTGAGCATGTGGCAGCCCTGCGTTCCTCAAAGCCCTTCCCAGCGCTCTCATTGGCCGGGGGACTGTGAGAAACTCCAACAAGCCCAAGACCCACACATTCATATGGAGATTTGGGTGTATAAATACAgggcagaggcagaggagaaggCAGTTCAGCTTCAACTGGCTCTTCAAAGTGAGCAGGAACGCTCTCACTCTACAGCTATGGCACCCACTGTTTTTGGACAAGCAAGCTATCCTAAGGAACACCTGGCTCCTGCTCATAAGGTACATTTGATGTCTATAAAGTCACATCACCTCCTCGTTGAATAGTGTTCatacaatatgaaaatgttttattttatattctaatggtttttctttttctttcttcagctgAGAAAGCCAATGGTAGAGAAGCTGCGCAGAGACCGCATCAACACCAGCATCGAGCAGCTGAAGTCCCTGCTGGGTCCTGAGTTCCTCAGGCAGCAGCCCGACTCTAAgcaagagaaggcagacatcttgGAGATGGCTGTGTCCTATCTGAGAGtgtggcagcagcagaagcagaaggcCAGTCTGACCTCTGGCCTGATCCCGGGCGGCGACGGATACTCCCGCTGCGTGCAGGAGGCTGTCAGCTTCCTGTCCCACTGCGAGGTCCAGACTCAGGCCCACCGGCGGCTGCTCAGCCACTTCGAGAGCCTGCAGGCGTCCAGCCACAGTCCCTGCACCCTCTCCCCTCCTGGCTCTCCGCTCCATCAGGTCATCTCCAGCAAGGGTGTGAGCCAGACCAGCAGTGCTCTGTGGAGGCCCTGGTAGGATGGAGGCAGCATCACCTCCacactgagagaaagagaactaCGTCTGTGAACGTCATGGACAGAAAGTTGAAGACTTACTGAAGTCTGTTTCCTTCTGCTTTGGCAGGAGATTCAatattgttaaaaacaaatagtgTTTGAGATGAAGTGGGCACAATGTGCCAGTATTCCTTTGGAAGGACTGAAATAATTCAGGTTTTTACTGAACATGTACACCATGTGTATACACTGTATGCACTTTATAATTCAAAGTGCTTATTACTCTGTGATTGTGTTAATTCTTTCCGTGGGGGAAAACTacttttgttggtttgttttgcaAACGTCACTGAATGATCTTGTTGTAACACCCACATCGGGTTGAAACTAATTTAGTGTCTGAGACACTGTTTGATTTTTGTGTTTAAACTACTGTCTATCTCTGATAATGAGTATCACTGACTGATACATTTCATCAGCTTGGTGTTGATGAATCAACGACATCCCATAAATGGATCCCATGGATCAACTTTTACCGTAAATCTTATTATGATTATACTTGATTATGACTATGTGTAACCATTATTTGGCCTATTATTTGTACCTGTTAACTGTTCATAATAGATGTTTTTTCATCTTCAAGTGAATACCTTTCATAAAGGCATGTCATGTTGACATCAATCTTTTTACTAAAAGAATCTGTTGAATTGCTTCCTTGAGAAGTTTGACTCTGaacttgaaaaataaattgaaaactTCACATGAAGTTTTGCAAACATGAATAATTGTGTGGCTTTACTTTCCTCagaaaactgaaactgaaaagtGTCGGGGggcaacatacatacatatacaatcATACACAAAAACTGTAACTGTAGCTTGACACAGTCTTGAATGactaaatgaataatgaatgaattccTGTATTTAGGAGAGCAGGTAGAGTTTGCTCCATTAAGGACCACACACTTATCTCCAGTCACACCAGAGAGTTTATCAGCACAGCATTCAACTAACGGCAGCGTCACTGTTGTGCCTTGCTCAAGACAACAACAGCATAGAAATCAAGGTTTGATTCCTGAAGCTTCTTGCATAATGCTAACAATGTGCTACTTTGTCAGGTAATCATAGTTTACTTCCACTCAAGCacattcactttgtttgttgCCATTTAGTCCCCATATACGCCTGTGTGTTcatattttaacattgtacacACTTTGCATTGTATGTCTTGAAGAATAATTTCAAGAATTGGAGAAAGCCGACTTCAGCATAGAAGaacacaactgtatttattctggCACCAAAGCAAAGACAACATAATAATATCTACATGTACATGACTTTAAGAGGTTCAGTATTTGGAACTAAACAGTGgtgctgcatttaaaagtataGTCTTACTATAGTTAATGGATGTGCATGAGTGTTTTGGCATACactgattttatatatatatcttaatgACCTGATTTTACTTCAACAAAttagtttatgtttatttatttaagaaggGACAAGGCACATTAATTAACATGAGCACCTGAGTCCATCATGTAAGTGCCAGATTTCGCCAAACAGGCTAATTCTCATCTGCAGTCACTGGCAGGTTGATGGCATTAAAACACTTGTATTctccaaaatataataaatgctaTTCAGGGACTGTTTTTACTTACCTTTCTTTTATCTTAATCTTTCACCCAACTTTTCCCACTgggatcattaaagtttcatcttATCTGACCTTACTGGTGCACAGGtgttaaaaaaaatggaaaaactgGGGCGTGGGGAGACACCCCCACACATGTCCCACTTCTGTTGTGGTGGTCGTGGCATGCTGTCTAGCGCTTGAATTATGTCTCAAGTGCCACAAAAGTCTCTCACAACTATTTGTGTGTACAGAAGTTGTGGAGAATGTGGCATGCCTGGGACTTTCTCAGGGTCTAGTTGGCCAGGCCAGATGGTCTGGCTGAAGCTGCCTCCCCTCCCCCTTCAACAGGAGATCAAACACCGTAGCTAATGTGATGTGTAACAAGACACACTTCTATTGTTCCTGTCTTGGGGCCAGTGAATAGGCACAGAGTGTGGGAAACGGGAGATATCACACTCACAGAGAGATGGCTGACGGGAAGCCGCTCTGCGCCGCCGCAGGTCTGAGCGATGGCCGAGACTTTATGGCAGGAATTCAGAACTCTCAGGCTGCTGCTGGGAGGGGAActcatcttcacacacacttgtagACAAAGACCCCCAGCAGCCGTGTAGTGCACACTAACTTTGAGAGGAGGCACAGATTcacacaaacatgtcaacaatgAAATCAATGGCGAGGACAGATAATAAAGCCAAAAATGGACGTGACTTGACAGATTGGcagtttctctgcttttaaGTTCTGCAATAAGAGAGCTAGAAACATGAAGATGGATAAATTGTAATTACATATACCTGTATATGCAAAtggcaacacaaaaacaagtaCTGGAAATTTAAAGCACCAAATGTGACACCAAAAAAATCAACAGGTCACAAACCTGCTCAGAACAGGAGGGAAGTAACTATGTATGttcatttactcaagtgctgttGTGCGATGGCACAATTCTCGTtcctcatttaaatatttgtaattgtattatttgttattctttTCTAGGTTAGTTTGTTTTCCCTTTCATTATCTTTTACACACTATTTCAAATCACTAAAGCACTTTGAAATAACTTCAACTTTACATGTTACAGGTTTCTAAGTATGGAGTAGTATTTCTGTTTTGGCATAATGAAAACTTTGAGTACTTTCTTCAGCATTGTAGATGGGTGTCTGAAAACTTCAATTAAAAGAGTCCACACAGACTAAACTGCTCTGTGCCAGGCAGTGAAGCCAGTTGACTTGATTTTTCCCAGATGGGCCGAGACACAGAGTTTCTGTTTGTCCTGCAACAAAAGATCAATTAACATTCCCAGCGGAGCATTGAGGAGCGGCGTGGCTTTTGTAGCTCATTTACCCTGATGTTGGGGACTGGTGGGAAACTGGGCAGACGGGACTACTCACACTGCACCCACAAGGCCGGCTTCACATCTGGGGCCAGCCAGTGATGGAGGCCCTCAGAGGCATACTGCCAGCCCGCTCATAATGCCATTAACTTGACACTAATTTGACACAGTTCATTTACAACAGGGTCTGCAGAGCCTCAGGGGACGTTAGACAAGAGCTTATGATGAAAGGTTGCCTACAGTTTTTCAGCGGTGACTAATATGTgactaaaaacaacaatattccAACACGTAATTGAACATGCAGTATGGGGTCTGAAAGACATCCTctcaaaacaaactaaataaattaaatattcataactTGAAGTCCTacttttatataatgtttaatgtaattgTCCAAATACAAGAATAACTGACCgttctttttaaaaatcaatgatTAAACTAATAATTTTGCTAACAGTCTGCACTCCCAATGTTACAGGTGTCATATCTCCTGTGCACCTGTACTCATAGGCCACCTGGTAGTAATGTAAAGTCTCATAGAATCATATTCATGACTTGTTTCCAGGCTCTTGTAGGCTACACATAACAGGTTACCTGACAGTTTACCTCAAGTTGAGCTTCAATTATTAGATGTCACatggctttctttctttctctctgagtgTAATGTGGTCTATTCGGTAAGACAAAACAATGGTAATTAAGCACATGTTTACgccattttttattctttcttcatGAACTCAGATAAAAACATGGTTAAAATGCGCCCCCGTCCTTGTTTTCTTAAAGAGGAAGGGGTTATAACAAACTTAAAAAGTCATGCTGTGCACACGACACGAGCCCTTAACTGCCCTGCTGCCTCACGCGGACTTCAACTCGCGCCGCCGAGAACGTGCGCCACTCGTCTACTTTCACACCTGGTACACGAGCCAGCAGTAGTCTTTGATCAGTGTCTCTTCAGATTGTTGCAGTCTTTCCTTACACATTACTCCTGTGGGAAAATTTGAACTGTGAACGTCAAGCAGCGCGTGGTTGTAAAAGCAACAGgtaggaaattaaatgtttccCCTTCAGCCAGTTGTGGTCACTATTGGACGTTAATGACCCTCTATCTGCTCCTTCCTTCCGCTTTCGGTTTATGTTACTCATTTGAATCATTATTCAGCCTAACTGTGGTGAACTTGTGTCCAAAAAAGTCACGTTTTCTCCTGAAAACAACATATTCATGTGTCCAAATGCTCCTGTCTGCTACCAAAATGCTTTTTATAGGAAGGGAAGCTTTCATTGAAGAGAATGAAAGCCTTCAgcttatattgttttattgtagtGAAGCATTTGGTTAATTGCGGTTACCCCCCTTTGAAGATGCTCACTTTTGTGTGCACCACTTCCCcttatttcacatttaaaaaatgtaatttggacCCTTAGTTCATGATTAATTCTCAGATGACCGCTTGATAACATGTTAATTACCTGTTGCTTATCTTGGGAAACATGCCTCGCACAGATAAATGCTCTCTGAGTTATTGACATGTCTTCTATTGTTGTGCTGGGAGTCCCACTGGTCAGAGTGTGGGAACCCCAGCCCTGCCTGAGCCACATGGCTTTGTTATGCTAATCGCTCAGTATAAAATGAGGAAGCAGCCCCTCCAGGGACATCACAGCTAACACTGCAGTCCAGAAGAAGCTGCTAACTTCACCTGCACAGACATGGCTCCCTGCTCCACCAACTACTCCTCTTTTCACCACATCAGGATCTCTGAGAAAGACAACATTAAAGTGAGTGCTGGAGATGATTTCAATGTGTTTGTACCAGcttgtacagtataaatatctGATTGTTTATTGTTGATTTGAATCATGAGCTTACCGAcctgtctcctcttcctcagttGAGAAAACCTGTTGTGGAGAAAATGCGCAGAGATCGCATCAACAGCTGCATCGAGCAACTCAAGGTCATTCTGGAGAAGGAGTTCCACAAGCAGGAGCCCAACTCCAAGCTGGAGAAAGCCGACATCCTGGAGATGACCGTGAGCTTCCTGAGGCATCAACTGCAGCCGGACCTCTGTCAGAGCGACTACAACCAAGGCTACTCTCACTGCTGGAGGGACTCTGTGCACTTCTTGTCTGCTGGATCCAACACAGAGGCGTCTGTGACGCCTCTGCTgggcctccagcagcagcagctccagacaCCCAGCAGTTCCTCCCCAGTCTGCTCCACCCTCAGACCCACCACGCTgaaggacagcagcagcagcagaggcccCGTGTGGAGGCCTTGGTAGAGACGCTGACATACAGACAGTCTGAGACCTGAGGGGACTCTCCCTCACTATGTAGGAAATATATTTCCAGCCTGCTCACTCATGGTGGGTTTCCTTATTGTCGCATCACATTGATGGACAACTAGTAAAAGCGAAGGCTCTCACTTATTTGAAGGTTTTTTCTGCTTTGACTTTGATTCACATTTGATGTTTGCTTTTCCTTTGTGTTTAAAGCTGGAGGATGATTTTGAGTCATGATGGTTTTGTCAAATCTTGACTGTTTACTCCAGTGGAGTTTATCTTTGGACTGCTTGATGTAACAGTATCTGCCATACTGTGTTATACTGACGGCCACTGTTGAGAATATTTCTCTTCTGTTTTGAATGATCTATGCCAAATTGTATGTATGAGGATGACGataatgtgtatgtttgtgtgtgcaaacaGATGTACATATTAACATTTCTGTTGATATTGCTGTTTTGCTATCACATTTAGGGTCTTAACTCATATGTCCAACATTTGTAtgacaattaataataaaaaagatacaATCATTGAAAAAACACTGATTCAAGAAGTTTTATTCCATGAAGCAagtataaatatttgtattactattgtacaattcaaataaatgtttttttagaaaacataacagcatttatttaaatttgattaATTCAGAGCTCATTCcatgaaagaataaaaaatgtacacGCATTAACACATAAGCTAGCATAGTGTTGAGTggcctttatatatatatatatatatatatatatatatatatatatatatatatatatatatatatatataattatatatattttaaactaaaAACTAAGAAAAGTATCAGTTGAGATTTATagatttacatgtgtgtatatattatatatggcaATAGATATTTTATCTGCATTTACCAAAAAACTCCCAGATGGCTGGCACTCTTCTGGAAAAAGCATCAAATgacaaattaatcaaatcaaatgaaaaatgtaattgaattaAATCTTGTTAAAACTATACCAGCCACCATGTCATAagacatataacacacacacacacacacacacacacacacacacacacacacacacacacgcacacacacacacacacacacacctagaaTACTAAgtcatattgtttttgtatagTCACAATGAATTAACAGATCTacacaaaatgtaaagaaataaatatatattttattgaaatcCAAATGTAAGTTATGGTTAAAACTTTCTAACATTTGTTTCACTATGAAATCCCATTTCCAATACTCAACATTTATTTACCATACTATGCattacaaaataatacacaGTATACACCAATGACCTGCATTCTCGTTCTTCCTTTACCAAAGGCAAATAAGTCACAGCATACACGCTCAGTAAGCTACTGTAGTTTCAAAGATAATGTgacatacattttaaacttttgaACAAGTTCAACTTCAtacaatgaatatatattttacgtTACATCAAGGAACAAAACACTGATAATATCCTCACTGTGAGGCAGGAGGATACTGTCATTTCACTGAAAGATGTTGCACAAGTGCGTTGAATGATCACCATTGTGATTTTAGGATTAAGAGGATAGAATCCCTCTTACAAATCTTCTCATCAATATGATGAAACAGTAAAAACACCCAGTAACCCCATGAGTGAGCAGGCTGGAAATATATTTCCTACATAGTGAGGGAGAGTCCCCTCAGGTCTCagactctctgtgtgtctctaccAAGGCCTCCACACGgggcctctgctgctgctgtcctgcaGCATGGTGGGCCTCAAGGTGGAGCAGACTGGGGAGTAGCTGCTGGCTCTCTGGGCCTGatggagatgctgctgctcctgctgctggaggccAAGCAGAGAAGTGACAGAGTGGCCTTGGTTGTAGTCGCTCTGACAGAGGTCCGGCTGCAGTTGATGCCTCAGGAAGCTCACGGTCATCTCCAGGATGTCGGCTTTCTCCAGCTTGGAGTTGGGCTCCTGCTTGTGGAACTCCTTCTCCAGAATGACCTTGAGTTGCTCGATGCAGCTGTTGATGCGATCTCTGCGCATTTTCTCCACAACAGGTTTTCTCaactgaggaagaggagacaggTCGGTAAGCTCATGATTCAAATCAACAATAAACAATCagatatttatactgtacaagCTGGTACAAACACATTGAAATCATCTCCAGCACTCACTTTAATGTTGTCTTTCTCAGAGATCCTGATGTGGTGAAAAGAGGAGTAGTTGGTGGAGCAGGGAGCCATGTCTGTGCAGGTGAAGTTAGCAGCTTCTTCTGGATGACACTGTAAGCTCTGACCTCTCTGGAGGAGCCACTCTTCATTTTATACTGAGTTATTAGCATAACAAAGCCATGTGGCTCAGGCAGGGCTGGGGTTTGTAACAATGGGACACACATCAATAACTCAGAGGTGAAGCAATCACAGGCTGACCGGTAGAGATAAAACCATTCCCAGGATATATATCAGACTGAGAATGATGTGCTGTCAGTCTGTGCTGCTTATCTCACACTCCAGTTACACAGGGGAACACAGGCCGTATCTACCGATGTGCTCCAAGGGAATAATTAAACAGGATTTAATGCATTGGTGCAACAGGGGAAAAGGTATTGAAAGTAAGCATTTTCTAATCtattattgatttaatttgtaGTGTTGAACTAAGACATTTCTTCAACTTCATTTTACACTATTTAggattatttacatttttttgaaaTTATTGGCCGTTATTTGCAAAAAGTCTAAAAGGACTTTAATGATAAATGCGATACTACTGAAATAAATCCACGCTGCTGCACCTGCATCAAGACTGTGGTTTGCTGAATTTGGAGCGAGAAGGGAAAATCAAATGAGATTTATGCTGTTATCAAACAGCAGGTAAATGTGTTAACATGTTTCTGCACTTATTGAAATGTCTGGTTTGTATCGCGGGACATCTTGGATTCACAATGTAGTCTTTCAGAGCAAAATTCAGCCCACTGTAATCTGACCAATGATAGCCTGAAAGAGGATTCAGGCTTTTGATCTCCAGATGAAACACGTTTTAAATATTGTGTGATGATGAATATAAATTTTCCAAAATGCAATGGATCAGAAAGCTTGTCAAATAAAACTCTGGAGATCTTCCCCGCTGCACATTGCTGTGGTCCTTGGTGTGCtaacaataaaactcctgcttgTTCACCCATGGCACACTTCTATTGTTGACTGAGGGTATTAAGCCGTGAGTGGACAGAGAGACTGTGGGAAAACCAAGCTCGGACTCTACTCACACATCTACTGGTCAATAGGCTGACCTCCTAGCCACAAAAGGCCTTTTCATCTCTTGTCTCAAACAACAGCcaacagcactgtgtgtgtgtgtgtgtgtgtgtgtgtgtgtgtgtgtgtgtgtgtgtgtgtgtgtgtgtgtgtgtgtgtatgtgtgtgtgtgtgtatgtgtgtgtgtgtgtgtgtgtgtggttgcacatacacacacacacacacacacacacacacacacacaccacacacacccacacacacacacacacacacacacacacacacacacacacacacacacacacacaagacaggccaattgtgcatttatttgatatGCAGTTATATGTTACGTCATGCTGCAAACTgaaacttttctttctgtgaccAGCTGC
This window of the Cottoperca gobio chromosome 7, fCotGob3.1, whole genome shotgun sequence genome carries:
- the LOC115011131 gene encoding transcription factor HES-5-like; amino-acid sequence: MEIWVYKYRAEAEEKAVQLQLALQSEQERSHSTAMAPTVFGQASYPKEHLAPAHKLRKPMVEKLRRDRINTSIEQLKSLLGPEFLRQQPDSKQEKADILEMAVSYLRVWQQQKQKASLTSGLIPGGDGYSRCVQEAVSFLSHCEVQTQAHRRLLSHFESLQASSHSPCTLSPPGSPLHQVISSKGVSQTSSALWRPW
- the her12 gene encoding hairy-related 12 is translated as MAPCSTNYSSFHHIRISEKDNIKLRKPVVEKMRRDRINSCIEQLKVILEKEFHKQEPNSKLEKADILEMTVSFLRHQLQPDLCQSDYNQGYSHCWRDSVHFLSAGSNTEASVTPLLGLQQQQLQTPSSSSPVCSTLRPTTLKDSSSSRGPVWRPW
- the LOC115011302 gene encoding transcription factor HES-5-like, producing MAPCSTNYSSFHHIRISEKDNIKLRKPVVEKMRRDRINSCIEQLKVILEKEFHKQEPNSKLEKADILEMTVSFLRHQLQPDLCQSDYNQGHSVTSLLGLQQQEQQHLHQAQRASSYSPVCSTLRPTMLQDSSSRGPVWRPW